The Rhodocytophaga rosea genome has a segment encoding these proteins:
- a CDS encoding IS5 family transposase: MLSKDIIKEQILPHLSQGKRGTRCKADYIQIVKAIFYKLKTGSQWRELPMYEFFRESPYSWQSIYYHFNKWAKDGSWQHLWIALLKKYRSCLDLSSMQLDGSHTLAKNGGACVGYQKRKKAVTTNMLFLADNQGLMLACSEPISGEHNDLYQISECFKSLCLLLEQAGISLEGIFMNADAGFDSKELRKQCAQQKIEANIAINKRSSKETLADCYFDQQLYKKRRVIEQANAWLDSFKTLLIRFEVLTQTWLAFHMMAFSLLFLRRIIKLNKL; this comes from the coding sequence GTGCTGAGTAAAGATATTATAAAAGAGCAAATTCTGCCTCATTTATCACAAGGCAAAAGAGGAACAAGATGTAAAGCAGATTACATCCAAATAGTAAAAGCTATTTTTTATAAATTAAAAACAGGTAGTCAATGGAGAGAGTTACCCATGTATGAGTTTTTTAGAGAATCTCCTTATAGTTGGCAATCCATTTACTACCACTTCAATAAATGGGCAAAAGATGGCAGTTGGCAACACCTATGGATAGCCTTACTGAAAAAATATCGATCCTGTTTGGATTTATCTTCGATGCAACTAGATGGTAGCCATACCCTAGCAAAAAATGGTGGGGCTTGTGTAGGCTATCAGAAAAGAAAAAAAGCTGTGACTACTAATATGCTTTTTCTGGCTGACAATCAAGGCTTGATGTTAGCTTGTAGTGAGCCTATTAGCGGAGAACACAATGATTTATATCAGATTAGTGAATGCTTTAAAAGTCTATGTCTGCTATTAGAGCAAGCAGGAATCAGCTTAGAAGGTATATTCATGAATGCAGATGCGGGCTTTGATTCTAAAGAATTACGAAAACAATGTGCACAGCAAAAAATAGAAGCCAACATTGCTATCAACAAAAGAAGCAGTAAAGAGACCCTTGCTGATTGCTACTTTGATCAACAATTGTATAAGAAAAGAAGAGTCATTGAACAAGCTAATGCTTGGTTAGACAGTTTTAAGACACTGCTGATCCGTTTTGAAGTATTGACTCAGACTTGGCTTGCTTTTCATATGATGGCTTTCTCTCTGCTGTTCTTACGCAGAATCATCAAACTTAATAAACTTTAA
- a CDS encoding DUF1572 family protein has protein sequence MELAYLESIKKQFEYYKSLGERTMEQLDEQDLFWKFNEDSNSIVIIVQHLWGNMMSRWSDFLTSDGEKEWRNRDLEFESVIQTKQELLMKWEEGWNCLFTALDSINKDNFSTIVYIRNQAHSVTDAINRQLAHYSYHIGQMVYIGKMIKSQNWKSLTIPKGKSSDFNQQKFSKGKHGGHFSDDVK, from the coding sequence ATGGAATTAGCCTATCTTGAAAGCATCAAAAAACAATTCGAGTATTATAAATCTCTCGGCGAACGGACCATGGAGCAGCTCGATGAACAGGATTTGTTCTGGAAATTTAACGAAGACTCCAATTCAATTGTGATCATCGTACAACACCTTTGGGGAAATATGATGTCACGATGGAGTGATTTTCTCACCTCCGATGGAGAAAAAGAATGGCGCAACAGAGACTTAGAATTTGAATCTGTTATTCAGACAAAGCAGGAACTGCTGATGAAATGGGAAGAAGGATGGAACTGCTTATTTACGGCGCTTGATTCCATAAATAAGGATAATTTTTCAACAATCGTTTACATCAGAAACCAGGCTCATTCAGTTACCGATGCCATCAACCGGCAATTAGCCCATTATTCCTATCATATCGGACAGATGGTGTATATTGGAAAAATGATTAAATCTCAGAACTGGAAAAGTTTGACGATCCCGAAAGGAAAGTCATCTGATTTTAACCAACAGAAATTCTCAAAAGGAAAGCATGGCGGACATTTTTCAGATGATGTAAAGTAA
- a CDS encoding putative type IX sorting system protein PorV2: MKYFYILLFLICPLLLFGQATAPKYSNEFLSIGVGARALGMGRTQAALVNDVTAAYWNPAGLLNISNKYQFSLMHAEYFAGIAKYDYAGFATPVDSLSHIAVSVIRFGVDDIPDTRFLYDANGAINYDNINFFSAADYAFLFSYARKFNRLPGLNLGASFKVIHRNAGNFANAWGFGMDLGAQWRHETWQVGLMARDVTGTFNAWSHNTTLVYETYVKTGNEIPENSIEVTLPKAILGVAKTFTIKQKVGIIAAMDFDFTFDGMRNVLIRSNPISIDPHLGLEVDYQKTIFLRLGAGQVQRIKNFDSSHYTTFQPDFGIGFKLGKFTIDYALTDIGDRAEGLYSHVFSVKAGLK; this comes from the coding sequence ATGAAATATTTCTACATCCTCCTATTCCTTATTTGCCCTTTGCTGCTTTTCGGACAGGCAACTGCACCTAAATACAGCAATGAGTTTTTATCTATTGGTGTAGGTGCCAGGGCATTAGGCATGGGGCGTACACAGGCTGCATTAGTCAATGATGTTACGGCTGCTTACTGGAATCCGGCTGGTTTGCTGAATATTTCGAACAAATACCAGTTTTCGCTCATGCATGCCGAATATTTCGCTGGTATCGCTAAATACGATTATGCCGGCTTTGCCACGCCAGTGGATTCTTTGAGTCATATTGCGGTTTCGGTGATCCGGTTTGGCGTAGACGATATTCCGGATACCAGGTTTTTGTATGATGCCAATGGAGCGATTAATTACGACAATATCAATTTCTTTTCGGCAGCCGATTATGCATTCTTATTTTCGTATGCCCGCAAATTTAATCGGCTTCCCGGGTTAAATCTGGGCGCCAGTTTCAAAGTGATACACCGCAATGCCGGAAATTTTGCCAATGCCTGGGGCTTTGGTATGGATCTTGGCGCACAATGGCGGCATGAAACCTGGCAGGTTGGATTAATGGCCAGAGATGTAACCGGTACATTTAATGCCTGGTCGCACAATACCACACTGGTTTACGAAACGTATGTAAAAACCGGAAACGAAATTCCCGAAAATTCTATAGAAGTTACATTGCCCAAAGCTATTCTGGGAGTGGCTAAAACTTTCACCATTAAACAAAAAGTGGGGATAATAGCCGCTATGGATTTCGACTTTACTTTTGATGGCATGCGGAATGTGCTCATCCGTTCCAATCCTATCTCTATTGACCCACATCTGGGACTGGAAGTAGATTATCAGAAAACAATATTCCTGCGATTGGGAGCAGGCCAGGTACAACGCATCAAAAATTTCGATTCGTCTCATTATACCACTTTTCAACCAGATTTCGGCATAGGTTTTAAGTTGGGCAAGTTCACCATAGACTATGCCCTAACTGATATTGGCGACCGGGCTGAAGGATTATATTCCCATGTATTCTCTGTAAAAGCCGGCCTTAAATAA
- the porU2 gene encoding putative type IX secretion system sortase PorU2, whose amino-acid sequence MSTRLNNYIFIACLWMVCVWVTPVQAQRFGNEWIRFDQQYYKIPVTQKGIYRITASDLQAAGFPVAAVDPRRIQLFHRGFEQAIYINGEANAIFDAADYIEFFGQGNDGTQDSLLYIPSSAQPHKYYSLYSDTTAYFLTWRLDNGFGKRMESFYEANVGNIPAETFHWDEKLLVLTDQYAAGQTHQRGTDLEALLSHYDYGEGWSGEAIGKFQNKEYTLPGIQNIAAVATKPKLEVLLVGRNNRNHNSELFAGNTSTSLRSLATLQFPFHDTKLYKTDLEVADINSGQLVVRARSNGFNDANQDYISVSYIRLLYPQTWNAGGLPQKYFMLPVKATGKSFIEISNPAAGTTLYDITDIYAIKRIGTNTEAGKLTAIVSGTTINRTILANTTFLPVTKIIRVGFRNIHAPSHNYIILSHKSLMQPAGGFTDAVRGYAGYRASQAGGSYDTLVVDVDLIYNQFGYGELSPLAFRRFADYMLSFGKPEHLFIIGKSIYPQNVRKDPERYIKDMVPTGGYPGSDVAITAGLDGTPYVPGIPTGRITASTPQHIVDYLNKVKEQEATPPNALWRKNLIHLSGGKNQSELRAFKFFVDDFKKVAEGAYLGGKVATLSKKTDNSVELINIADQVNKGVSQITFFGHSGVGITDIEIGWASDDLQGYRNKGKYPMLLVNGCEAGDIFYGGPSFGENWILTPDRGAVLFLAHSRVGYVSPLKRYSDWFYRIAYGDSIYIAKPMGAVQKEVIRKFVAASNAEIDLSHAEQFTLQGDPAIHLLGVDKPDYYTANDQLFLKSFDNSVITAATDSFQIGIITSNFGRVSRQEFPVTVRRTTGDGLVEQYDTLFYPPVYYQDTLFFTIRSQNFGAGGNNRFEVILDVTDSIPELNENNNTGILEYNMPSVGAIPLFPKEYSVVSKQPVQFIAQAITNENRQFVFELDTTHTFTGPGKKSTIVTASNLPSWQTDLFSNSIAHDSTVYYWRIRYADMPDDANNTWAESSFIYITNSPEGWSQSEFPQFSKSNPRQVIRNTQTTTWDFPEVSTAIDLKTFGSTNQPEAYKKDELLLNNLAVIFGGRCGDNTITGVAFSKATTQPYSVLADYICGRDPKVGNYFTNVAIQNGALVNYIDAVPDGDYILLFSSGAVNYTSWSADLKSKMQQIGADPAKFALLQNGHPYIILGRKGAAAGTATEILPDYTSGIDPTAQALTLQQSLKGRSDNGTIISSLIGPASDWGTLYRTVLNSEANSFDKWQLDIIGTDLQGAQTVVQTNVPTDNFPLDGIDAKQYPYMRLRLQVKDTANLTPPQLKKWQVIYSGVPEGLINPNLVKADTYKIPDKKEGDTFSVEFAFQNISPRNFADSLDVQYSFYNTDTRQKTTKTFRIAPLAAGDTARFTIPVQTLSSVGNNLLQVYVNPRIQPEQNYANNIYEVAYKVQRDNIHPVLDVAFDGVRIMDGDIVSPSPLIAVSLKDENKFLIRKDTVGMELYLKKPCEGCNFERISFNQPGVRWTGASEENNDFRIEYQPNKLPDGVYTLRVQGSDVSGNISGLEPYRISFEVVNESKITHFYPYPNPFSTHTRFVFTLTGSEIPDQIKIQIMTVSGKVVREITQDELGPIRIGNNISSFAWDGTDEFGDKLANGVYMYRVIVKSNGQAVESRQTAADKAFTKDFGKIYILR is encoded by the coding sequence ATGAGTACACGATTAAACAATTATATATTTATTGCCTGCTTATGGATGGTTTGTGTCTGGGTTACACCAGTGCAGGCACAGCGGTTTGGCAATGAATGGATTCGTTTTGACCAGCAATATTATAAAATACCTGTAACCCAGAAAGGCATTTATCGCATTACCGCCAGCGATTTGCAGGCAGCTGGTTTTCCGGTTGCCGCCGTAGATCCCAGACGTATCCAGCTTTTTCACCGGGGATTCGAGCAAGCGATTTATATTAACGGAGAAGCCAATGCTATTTTTGATGCAGCCGATTACATAGAATTCTTCGGACAGGGTAATGACGGCACCCAGGATTCTCTCTTGTACATACCCAGTTCGGCGCAACCTCATAAATATTACAGCCTGTATTCCGATACAACCGCCTATTTTCTCACGTGGCGGCTGGATAATGGCTTTGGCAAACGGATGGAGTCTTTTTATGAAGCCAATGTAGGCAATATACCAGCTGAAACTTTCCACTGGGACGAAAAACTACTGGTACTTACCGACCAGTATGCTGCCGGACAAACCCACCAGAGAGGTACCGACCTGGAAGCCTTACTGAGTCATTATGATTATGGCGAAGGCTGGAGCGGAGAGGCTATTGGTAAATTTCAAAATAAAGAATATACTTTGCCCGGCATTCAGAATATAGCGGCTGTTGCAACGAAACCTAAACTGGAAGTATTACTGGTTGGCAGAAACAACCGTAACCACAATTCTGAACTATTTGCCGGGAATACCTCTACTAGTTTGCGTTCCCTAGCTACTTTACAATTCCCTTTTCACGATACCAAACTGTACAAAACCGACCTGGAAGTTGCTGACATCAATAGCGGCCAATTAGTGGTAAGGGCAAGAAGCAATGGATTTAATGATGCCAACCAGGATTATATCTCTGTTTCTTATATCCGGCTGCTATATCCGCAAACCTGGAATGCAGGTGGATTGCCGCAGAAGTATTTTATGCTTCCGGTAAAAGCCACTGGCAAATCGTTTATAGAAATTAGCAATCCTGCTGCTGGTACAACATTGTACGACATTACGGATATCTATGCTATTAAGCGGATTGGCACCAATACGGAAGCAGGAAAGTTAACCGCTATTGTATCGGGCACTACCATAAACCGCACTATTCTGGCCAATACAACTTTTCTACCGGTAACTAAAATCATCAGGGTAGGTTTCCGCAATATTCATGCACCCTCGCACAACTATATTATTCTAAGCCACAAAAGCTTGATGCAGCCAGCCGGTGGATTTACAGATGCTGTACGGGGGTATGCCGGTTACCGGGCTTCCCAGGCTGGTGGTAGTTACGATACCCTGGTAGTAGATGTAGATCTGATCTACAACCAGTTTGGCTATGGAGAATTAAGTCCGCTGGCTTTCCGCCGTTTTGCCGATTACATGCTGAGCTTCGGAAAACCTGAGCATTTATTTATCATCGGAAAATCCATTTATCCGCAGAATGTACGTAAAGATCCGGAACGGTATATCAAAGATATGGTGCCTACCGGAGGTTATCCAGGCTCAGATGTAGCGATCACAGCCGGCCTGGATGGAACCCCGTACGTACCTGGTATTCCCACCGGACGTATCACGGCAAGTACACCTCAGCATATTGTAGATTACCTGAATAAAGTGAAAGAACAGGAAGCTACACCACCGAATGCCCTATGGCGGAAAAACCTGATTCACCTGAGTGGCGGAAAAAACCAGAGTGAATTGCGGGCGTTTAAGTTTTTTGTAGATGATTTTAAGAAAGTAGCAGAAGGTGCATATTTAGGAGGTAAGGTAGCTACGCTTTCCAAAAAAACAGATAACTCTGTAGAGCTTATTAACATTGCTGACCAGGTAAATAAAGGTGTTTCACAGATTACATTTTTCGGCCATTCCGGAGTCGGTATTACAGATATTGAAATTGGATGGGCATCAGATGATTTGCAAGGCTACCGCAACAAGGGTAAATATCCTATGTTATTGGTAAATGGCTGCGAAGCCGGGGATATATTCTATGGCGGTCCCAGCTTTGGCGAAAACTGGATTCTCACGCCTGACCGGGGTGCGGTACTCTTTCTGGCACACAGCCGGGTAGGATATGTAAGTCCTTTGAAGAGATACTCCGACTGGTTTTACCGCATTGCTTATGGCGACAGTATATACATTGCTAAACCGATGGGAGCCGTACAGAAAGAAGTGATCCGGAAGTTTGTGGCTGCCAGCAATGCCGAGATAGATTTATCCCATGCCGAACAATTCACTTTGCAAGGCGATCCGGCGATTCATTTACTGGGTGTAGATAAACCGGATTATTATACAGCCAATGACCAGTTATTTTTAAAGTCATTTGATAATAGCGTTATTACTGCCGCTACTGATTCTTTCCAGATAGGCATCATTACCTCCAACTTTGGACGGGTGAGCCGCCAGGAATTTCCGGTGACCGTTCGGCGCACAACCGGCGATGGCCTGGTAGAACAATACGATACGCTATTTTATCCGCCGGTTTATTACCAGGATACACTCTTTTTTACCATCCGTTCACAAAATTTTGGTGCCGGGGGTAATAACCGCTTTGAAGTAATACTCGATGTAACGGATTCAATACCAGAACTGAATGAAAACAATAATACTGGTATACTGGAATATAACATGCCATCTGTCGGTGCTATCCCTTTGTTTCCGAAAGAATACAGCGTTGTAAGCAAACAGCCAGTCCAATTTATCGCCCAGGCCATCACCAATGAAAACAGGCAGTTTGTATTTGAACTCGATACAACCCACACCTTTACGGGTCCAGGCAAGAAAAGCACGATTGTTACTGCCAGCAATTTGCCTTCCTGGCAAACAGATTTATTCAGCAATTCAATTGCTCACGATAGTACCGTCTATTACTGGCGCATCCGCTATGCAGATATGCCAGATGATGCCAACAATACCTGGGCCGAAAGTTCATTTATTTATATTACTAACAGTCCGGAAGGCTGGTCGCAGAGTGAGTTTCCGCAGTTTTCTAAAAGCAACCCCCGGCAAGTAATCCGCAATACGCAAACTACTACCTGGGATTTTCCGGAAGTAAGTACTGCTATTGATCTGAAAACTTTTGGAAGCACCAACCAGCCGGAGGCGTATAAGAAAGATGAACTGCTGCTAAATAACCTGGCAGTAATTTTTGGCGGACGCTGCGGCGATAATACCATTACAGGCGTAGCATTTAGTAAAGCTACTACACAACCTTATTCTGTACTGGCCGATTATATTTGTGGTCGAGATCCCAAAGTGGGTAACTACTTTACCAATGTAGCCATACAAAATGGAGCACTAGTTAATTATATTGATGCGGTACCAGATGGCGATTACATATTGTTATTTTCTTCCGGTGCTGTCAATTACACCAGCTGGTCGGCCGACTTAAAAAGTAAGATGCAACAAATTGGTGCTGATCCGGCAAAATTTGCTCTCTTACAAAATGGCCATCCCTACATTATTCTGGGTAGAAAAGGCGCAGCAGCCGGTACAGCTACTGAAATTCTGCCTGATTACACTTCCGGAATCGATCCAACAGCCCAGGCACTCACCTTGCAACAAAGCTTAAAAGGCCGTTCCGATAATGGAACCATTATTTCCTCGCTGATTGGCCCTGCCAGCGACTGGGGTACCTTGTACCGCACTGTATTAAACAGCGAAGCCAACTCTTTCGATAAATGGCAGCTTGATATTATCGGAACAGATCTGCAAGGCGCACAAACTGTAGTTCAAACCAATGTACCTACCGATAATTTCCCTCTGGATGGGATTGATGCGAAACAATATCCCTATATGCGTCTTCGGTTGCAGGTAAAAGATACGGCGAACCTCACTCCACCGCAGCTTAAAAAGTGGCAGGTGATTTACTCCGGTGTACCAGAAGGCCTAATTAATCCAAATTTAGTAAAGGCAGATACTTACAAGATTCCTGATAAAAAAGAGGGAGATACCTTTTCTGTAGAATTTGCCTTTCAGAATATTTCTCCAAGGAATTTTGCCGATTCGCTCGATGTGCAATACTCTTTTTACAATACTGACACCCGGCAAAAAACAACTAAAACTTTCCGGATTGCTCCTTTGGCAGCTGGTGATACAGCCCGTTTTACTATACCAGTTCAAACGTTAAGTTCAGTAGGCAATAATCTGCTTCAGGTATATGTAAATCCGCGTATTCAGCCGGAGCAGAATTATGCGAATAACATTTATGAAGTAGCCTACAAAGTACAGCGGGATAATATTCATCCGGTTCTGGATGTCGCTTTTGATGGGGTGCGAATTATGGATGGAGATATTGTTTCGCCCAGCCCGTTGATTGCCGTAAGTTTAAAAGATGAAAATAAATTCCTGATCCGCAAAGATACAGTAGGTATGGAATTGTACCTGAAGAAGCCTTGTGAAGGATGTAATTTCGAACGAATCAGCTTTAACCAGCCAGGTGTTCGCTGGACAGGAGCCTCAGAGGAGAATAATGATTTTCGCATTGAATATCAACCCAATAAATTGCCTGATGGCGTTTATACGTTGCGGGTACAAGGCAGCGATGTAAGCGGAAATATCTCCGGCCTGGAGCCATACCGCATTAGTTTTGAAGTTGTAAACGAATCGAAGATCACCCATTTTTATCCCTATCCGAATCCTTTTTCCACCCATACCAGATTTGTGTTTACGCTCACTGGCAGCGAAATTCCAGACCAGATTAAGATTCAGATTATGACGGTAAGTGGAAAAGTAGTGCGGGAGATTACACAGGATGAATTAGGACCGATACGCATTGGCAATAATATCAGCAGCTTTGCCTGGGATGGCACTGATGAATTCGGAGATAAACTGGCCAATGGGGTATACATGTACCGGGTGATTGTAAAGAGTAACGGACAAGCCGTAGAAAGCCGCCAGACCGCTGCAGATAAAGCGTTCACCAAAGACTTTGGCAAGATTTACATACTGAGGTAG
- a CDS encoding transposase — translation MLTFLLQRYYAPLAAKGVVSHWKVYYQDESRFGLMTVLRRAITLAGIKPVGAYQHRFIYRYCYGLVEPLTGDHFFITAPQVNTLYFEYMLEEFSRHQPQVFKFIFVDKAGYHRAKALQVPQNIRLVYLPSSNPELNPVERLWGI, via the coding sequence GTGCTCACTTTCCTCTTACAGCGCTACTATGCTCCTTTGGCTGCCAAAGGGGTAGTCAGCCATTGGAAGGTGTACTATCAGGATGAGAGCCGCTTTGGTTTGATGACTGTTTTGAGAAGAGCCATCACCCTTGCCGGCATAAAACCGGTAGGAGCCTATCAGCACCGCTTCATCTACCGCTACTGCTATGGATTGGTAGAACCGCTGACAGGAGATCACTTCTTTATTACTGCCCCACAGGTTAACACGCTTTACTTTGAGTATATGCTTGAGGAGTTTAGCCGCCATCAACCGCAAGTGTTCAAGTTTATCTTTGTAGACAAAGCAGGCTATCACCGGGCAAAAGCCTTGCAAGTGCCCCAAAATATCCGCCTGGTGTATTTACCTTCTTCCAACCCTGAACTCAATCCGGTCGAAAGGCTGTGGGGGATATGA
- a CDS encoding helix-turn-helix domain-containing protein yields the protein MGRVTKTELIESAEQLLKMSKKIAHPLAGARLRAFYLYKSGQAKAYGQIAAAVGYERHAVGQWFRLYKQKGLQACLQIDPGGHKRASQIAGKVLEQLKAKLADPNNYFTSYKQIHEWLHTAHGIDLSYEHVHWFVHRQLGAKLKVVRKSNLKKDLAYEQKYKKN from the coding sequence ATGGGAAGAGTAACCAAAACTGAGCTCATCGAGAGTGCCGAGCAGTTGCTGAAGATGAGCAAAAAAATAGCCCATCCGCTAGCCGGAGCCAGACTGCGGGCTTTTTACCTCTACAAGAGTGGGCAGGCTAAAGCGTATGGACAAATAGCTGCTGCCGTAGGCTATGAGCGTCATGCAGTGGGCCAGTGGTTCCGGCTTTACAAACAGAAAGGGCTGCAAGCCTGTCTTCAGATAGATCCGGGCGGCCACAAAAGGGCATCACAGATTGCAGGTAAAGTACTTGAGCAGTTGAAGGCAAAGCTTGCTGATCCAAACAACTATTTTACTTCTTATAAGCAAATCCATGAGTGGTTGCACACGGCGCATGGCATTGATCTGAGCTATGAGCATGTACATTGGTTTGTCCACCGACAGCTGGGGGCAAAGCTGAAAGTGGTTAGAAAGAGCAACCTGAAAAAGGATCTAGCCTATGAGCAGAAGTATAAAAAAAACTAA